TACGATCCtccattttcacatttttaccatcaaaaatcCAGATTAAttactctcttcttctttgtcttccaaacagtacattttctgtagctcatccataaaaatacaaaaaggcgTATTTTGCCTAttttgtccgttctgtgctaCCGTAGAAAGATAGGGGTGCAAGATGGTGGACTTCATGGAAGGGGACTCACtccttatgtagatataaaaggctgcTTTTAAATCAGGAATAATAAAATGATTTGTGTATTCAGGTATACATACTTCTtaaatttctaccaagtctgttctgctaaatgctgtttAACATAACACACCTTTAAATGGAGAGCACTATTCTAAAGTCACCTTTTCTTtccatttatatatatatatatatatatatatatatatatatatatatatattaatttgcATGATATATTTAGGGTTCTGTTGTTGCTTTGGCTTCTAAGTTTCCTGTGTTTTCGTCTTTGTTTGAGCACTCTGATTTAAATTTAATctgtaaaatatttattttacatatgCTTCAAAGTTTGGCTTTCAAACGtcttgttttaaacattttatatttaattgtaAGGAAATAATGTTACTTGTTTATGTGCTTGggttaaaacaatataaaaatacaaaatactgtGACAGGAGTTATCCATCAttaaaaatctgtaaaaaaTCTTGGATGAGGACACATGAAAAGTGATTTAATGAGCAAACACATAACCTCATTGGAGATAAATATCTcatgtatattttttaactataacGATTTTGTATTTCTTAGAAATTGTAAGTGAATAAAGAAATGTCTTTCTCTGCTTACTTTCCAGGTTCAAGAATAGAACCTCAACAGGTCCAGGCCCTTGCACAGGACAGCGACCCAGGACCAAGTCTAGTCTTGGATAGGACACAGTTTGTACAAAGGGTACCTGATACTGTTCTGAAACAGCTCCTGGATAGACTTGTGTGTCCTGAGTACAGTAgcaaaaatcagaatcagaatcagaaggtTGGTATTATTAACAACGAAGAGTATGACACAATCGGGACAAAAAACACGGCAGATAAAGCACGAGATGTGTTCGACACAGTGCAAAAGAAGGGATCCTACGCCAGCTCAGTTCTACACAAAGCTCTCCGTGAAGTGGACCCATACCTTTTCAAAGACCTCTTAAAGTCCAGCAAACAAACAGTGGAATAGACGATGAGAACAACTCGCTGTTTTAAAGAGACATGTCTTGTAACCTTACAGTGGACTACAGCTGATTCAAAATGCGTGAGTTTTCACTCGAACAAAAAAGTTTCAGcccatcacacctgtcctcagatcccttcactggctcccagtcaaAGCTAggattgtttttaaaatcattttactTGTGTACAAAGTTTTAATCACTTAGTTCCTTTATTCATTCAAAATATGTTAATCACTTACACCCCAGCAAGAACTCTCAGGTCCACAGGCAGTGGTTTTCTGACCATCCCAGACTCCAAAGCAGGTGAGGCTGCAATCAGGGCTTCCACACTGAGCACTTTTAAAAGCAGGCTGAAAATATTAATTTTTTCATCAGTTTAAACTTGAACTTTTGAGTTGTGTGAATGCGTGTGTGAGTGCAACAATATCCATGTGTGGGTATTGTGATGTGGAGATTATGTGTGTTCTGAAATTTTCTATGaatgcatataaaatgtatgtacattttgtattttattaacttgattttctctgtaatttttacGTGTTGTAATTGTGAAGCACATTGTGTTGCCTTGtgaatgaaatgtgctatacaaacacagtttgacttgacttgactttgttTACTGTGTCTTCTGTTTAAAATTACATCCAGAATAACTTATAAACCACTAAGTCCCACTGGTAACAGTAAATCAAACGCACCCTTCCCAACACTCTGATGGGGGAATTCACTGAGGTTGGATTGCAGTCGCTAATAGCACCaaaacatttgcataatttgccCTTGCAATCTGCTCCATCTCAAGATTATTCATAAATCAAATTGCACTAACGCCACTAAAGTCCAAAAAGGCCCAAaacttctgcagctctgtcCAGGTCTCCTTCCGATTCTTATAACAACAGGAATGTCCAGGGGAGAGGGGTTTGATTTCAAAGGTAGGGGGAATGACAGTTGACAAAATGCAGTATGAAACCAGTCTGTAATGTTTCACCCATTCCTTCACCTACAATTCAAAGTCGTACTAACAGTGCCCTGATATCTGCCCAACACTTCAAAGCAGTGTGTGACAGATAAACTAGATTagtaaataattaataattctCACCTCTTCACTCTCTACATGCAGTCCCTTCTCCCTGCCTGTCACATGTTGAGGCGGCTGGTGTTCCTGATCAGTTACAGGCACAATGCATGATttctaaaatgacaaaaatactTTATATTTCTCATAATTGATAAATGGTTACATGTTAAAGAGTGTAACAGCAGGGTATGTCCACTCCTTAATGTAGAAAATCAGTGTGGGTCCTGTAAATATAAACTCTGCAGTGACAGCTGTGCGTATTGACCCATCTCTTCCAAGATTGTTCTAAACAGAAGCAAGGGAAAAGTTAAACACAAGATCACATTAACAGGATACAGATTTATGatttaattacttcttctattaatattatttgatatccTTAATTATTGCGTAAAGGAGCGACTTTAATGTCTGAattccccccgggataaataaattatttctgATATCTGATATTCTGATAACGTGTTTTTATAAAGGTCTTCTTTTGCTCTGCAGACGGAGCTCATGGCGTCCTGTAGGTGGCGGTAATGTATAAGTCGGATGGTTTTTATACTGTTAATAAATCCGTGGAAGAAAAAGAAGCCGAAGTAAAACGTGTATCAGCTGAGCTGGCTGATGAGAAAACCTTGTCCACTTTAGTGCGTGATTTTATTCCACAGCGATAAACCACTGAGATGGAGAATGATGTTCTTGTGTCTCTGGAGGATCTGGGGTGAGTCATGAAACTCTGAATGTTTGTCACGGTGTGAAGATAATAAAGTAGAGCTGGCAGAGCAGTGGCCAGCTCTGCCTGTCCTCCTATTTTAGTGCTGCCTGCTTATGCAAAATGGCTAACTTGCTTTTGTTGCTAATGTTGGTGTGTCAGCAGGAGACTTTTATTCATCCTTTTATATAAATCATGAGCACAGACGTGAGAGCTGATGATAAAAGAGATGAATGTAATGTTGAGCCTCTCTGTAGTGAATCAGATCAGTAATCCTACAATACGTGTCTCTCCTGTTGACTGTCAGCATGCAGGCTCTCTAGGGATAGATTATTTACTCTAACACTGTGTTTATCTGTTAATTCACATGCTGAACTATCTACTTTCCTTTCACAGACTACTACAGATGCAGGGCTAGTTACTTTCTAACATGTATGTTATGATAAAAGCCAGACTCCTTTTAAATATCCTGATTTTAAAACGTGGTTTGGCGAACACATCTGACAGATGGCATGTCTCACATTTCAAACCCAGCTGTCTCACTAAACCAAACTTCAGTGTTTCTTATCAGGCACTGCCAAGCCCCCCCTGataagaagaggaagagttgtGGCTGAGGATGATTATGGTGTCATATGGTTCATGTATTGGTGTGTGTCCCTGCAGGTACCAAGGCCCTCTGTTGGAGGATGGAGCTCTGGACTCTGCTGTGAGCGGAGGAGCAGCTTCACCGGAGTTTAGCAAGCTCTGTGCCTGGATCGTGTCCGAGCTCAGACTTTACTGCAAGCTGGACGAGAATGTCCACGCTACCAACTGTGAGACGTGTTTGTTATCTtactgttgtttgtgttgctctTGATGCAAAATGAGGAGCCAGAGGAGATGCATGTTATATGATCTCTTTTCTTTAAGGTagagttaaaaaatgaatacGTATATGTAAGCTTAGATTTGTAAGATTTTTCAATAGCGGTAACTCACATAGTCACAAACTGCGTGTTATTCTGTTCAAGCTGTGACAAACTCTCACCAACACAGCTCGTGTAACAAACTGTCGTGCTCTGAATGTGAGCTTTAACAACTGTTTTTCCTTTCTATCCTGTGAATCCTCTTTTAcactgtttgtctctctgcctctctctcaggTCCGAGTGAGGCCGAAAGCTTCCAGCTGGAGATGAGCGGTCTGTTGTCAGAGCTGGCCTGCCCTTACTCTGTCCTCACCAGCGGAGACCTCACCCAGAGGTTCCTCAGCAGGACCGACTGCCTGCTGCTCCTCAGTACGGTCACAACCCTAAGTCTTACTTCAGTAAACATTGTCGCATCGACCTGAGCTGGCAGGATAAAGTCTGCTACACCCTGTGTGGACTTTAGTACTCCACCCTCCTGTGTTAGTGTTGGGAGGCCGTATCGTCATGTCCCTTGCTTCAGAGTGTGTGGTTGTTGCGTGCAGCCGCCACTAGATGTCAGAATAAGCACACTGTGCAGTATTTCTGCACCTCACAGGTGTGTTTGGTTGTTCTCGATGAGCAGACCTTTGCTCAGGTGGACTTCTAGAGGTAGCTCTGCTGAAATCACATGGCGGGACCCAGTGGCAACCTAAGATATGAAGCAGATGTGGAagtattataaactgcagttcatggagagtCTGCTTGAGTctggaaacaacatacacatccattcaaaaaagacagcaataaacatgtttacagcctggttcagaaaacagtttaggtctgaatatctcatttctctatcagcagaCTGTACTGGCTGATTTTTTTCATGACTCAGTATTTTCGatgatattaaacttacaagttttacccaaataaggacatggctgacttgattgactggcTATAGCTGTTAATGACGAGGCTCAAAGCcagcttctttacctcacactaacttggatgaagtttggttgagttcagcatttccaatatggcacccgccgatgatTTGcatcaaaacagggcttcaggaacaaatgggtgatgtcacggatactacgtccatttatcatacagtctatgtatacGAGACCAACGGAGGCTGAAACAAACTGCGTTGAAAAATACACAACTAAAGAGAGGAACCTTTCTGTCAGAGATCGTTTTGGCTTCTATTTACAATTTcttaacaaatataaatatgcaTCAACAAAAGAAGCGATGTATTTAAATTTAAGCACAACAAACATTCAGTCGTGAAGCTTGTAAATgacagactgtataaacatgGAGGTAGActcagtgacgtcactcatctgtttctgaagcagagttttgaagcatactccaccagtcaaaagtttggaaacaccttctcatccaagggtttgtgtttattttaattattgcaaacactgtagattaatactaaagacatcaaaactatgaaagaacatatatggaattattgaatgaacaaaaaagtgttaaacaaagcagaatatgttttatattttagattctgtaaagtagcctcctttttccttcatgacagctttgcacactcttggtattctctcagtctgcttcatgaagtggtctcctggaatggtttctaatgaacatgagccttgtcaagagttcatttgtagaatgacttgccttcttaatgtgtttgagaccatcagttgtgttgttcagaggtagggttagtacacaatggatagccctatttgactactgttgtaatccagattatggcaaaacgagattatttcatagttttgatgtcttcagtattaatctacaatgtggaaaataattaaaataaataaaaaccattgaatgaaaaggtgtgtccaaacttttgactggtagtgtactttGTGGACAGGCGTCAGTGCTCTGTAACGTTTGAACAGTACAGTGTGTGAGCACTCAGGTCGTTCGTGTGTATGCCAGGCCTTCAATCATGAGTGAAAGTGTGTTCTGTTTCACTAAGCATTTGTTCAAACACTAAGGAAGTGATGTGTGTAAGACACTCTGCTTTCAACTGCCTTCCAGAGGCATGTGGTTTCTTAAAGTTGGCCATCGTTGGACTTTTTCAGGACACTTTTGTACAGTTGAATTTTTGGAGTTAGAGTTAAGTTACCTGATCTAACCTCACAGCTGATGCTTTTGTAACTCAGATTCAAAACCTGAAAATACCCTGTTAAGCTTGTATCACTGATGGGGATTAATCTTCActgttcctctgtttctgtcagTGTGGACGGTTGATCATGTGATGGTCTAGTATTTCATCTCTTAAATGTgaacaatgacaataataacCGCTGAGAGTTGTCGAGGTGTGCCAGTTCAACACACCTTGTGTTCTTGCTTCCTTCGTGACTCACCCAAAGCTCAGCAGAACTGTGTTTCTTTAAacatgtgttgtgtgtttttacacttttaattatACACCTAAAGCctttctgcacacacagaaGTCGCTGCAGTTGAGACCTAATCAAGTATAGTGACTTCAAACTACAAGTCGGACGACAGATACTCAGAATTGTCCTCTGAACCATGAAAACAGTTTAGGCATtacttgtgtgagtgtgttcaggAAGAGCAACCATCTGATCTGTAAAGAGTCATGTTTGCATAAATTCCTGATTCACGGGGGTCAGGTTTGTAGATCTTGTCCCTTGAGTACTtcagctttatttgtttattttaccaCAGccagactgattttttttttcctcagccaCCTTTGAATCCTGAGCATCCTGTAACAGCAGCCTGTTTCATTTTCAGCCTTCCTGGTGTCGGAGTTGGAGTCATCAAGGATGATTCTCGTTAATAAGCCGGAGAAGACGGCCCAGGAGTCGGGCAGCCCCGCGTTCCAGGAGCTGAAGGGTATCTGCATGGCACTGGGCATGTCCAAGCCTCCAGCCAACATCACCATGTTCCAGTTCTTCAGCGGGATCGAGAAGAAGGTGAGGCGCTCTGTCAACACAGACAAACTGAGTGGTGCAGTATCTGTGTTTACAAGACCAGAAAATAACCCCAGAGCTGTTGAATCTTTGAATCACTGTTACTGCAGACCCCGCACATCTTATGACTTATCTCTGTTTGATGCATGTTTGGTGCAGTTTCATGAATTCCAACTCTCAGATCCCCTACAGGTAGCATCCATTATTATTCACTGAACGCCAAGTCGTATCCACAGATGAACAAAGAGGATCTTAAAATAAATGGCTCATCCATAACTCATTAATCTATTTATTGTATATCAAGCGCTCAGACCCAGAGAAGAACTCACTAGATTGTGGTGGTCAGAGctcaaaggtcagttttactctgacttcctgtttgtcacAAAGGATTTCCTCTCATTGGCTCTTTCATATATCTTTCCATATTGTGAGTCCACAACAGTGCTGCGATCCAGCTTTGCTGTCATCATATTGATCTCACAAAGACATCACAttggtctcacacacacacacacacacacacacacacacacacacacacacacacacacacacacacacacacacacacacacacacacacacacacacacacacacacacacacacacacacacacacacacacacacacacacacacacacacacacacacacacacacacacacacacaaacacacacacacacacacacacacgcttcacAGTGATCCTGCCTTGTCCCTGTAACGTCTCTGTTAGTAACTCCAGTGCCGTTGCTTCGATGGAACAGCTTTGTCCCACCAGCTCACATCTGTAACATTCATACTGAAAGAGAGGTGTTAAGCCTGTTCTATGCTTCTGCATCGATTTGACAATGTGACCTTGTTCCAACACACGTAGCCTGACTTGCACCccctccaaaatgtaattatGCATTGAAATGTTGCAGACCGCaggctctgtgattggtccactgggcaGAATCATGTTTCCTGCCTTTACAAAATTTCCAGAATTGCCGTAGATCGGCTGtacttttcatctcctctctattcctctttcTAATACCTGCTGTATGATCAACAGCAACAGTTATCAGCTCTAATATAACATAACACACTCAGAGTCTCTATAGTTCACTGTGGACAAGCAAGCAGAAAACAAAGGGGGATCGGAAACAGGCGATTTGACCAGCTTAGAACTCAAACTTTGCAGACTGATGTGAACACATCATCGTAACAGTATATCATACAGTcatacagaagtataaaccaggctttagaggGGCTTAAATATCACACCTTAAACTGGAAATAtgaaaaaagcttttaaaatttTACTTTAGACCTTGTTTAATGTTTACCTATTTGTTTCACTGCCACCTAACAAGCTTACAGACATATGACAGTCATTTTAGTTTTCATGAAGATCAAGATGACTCATTTACCATTTAGAACAGAAGATTGCTTCATTTGAGGTCCATTGTAAAATGCAGTTGTAGTGTTGGTTGTGACTTTTATCTGTCATCTTGTTCttaatatttatttcacagGAGTTTTGGTCCTCACAGTAAACATCAGTTCATGGTCTGAATCACGAAGCACAAAGAAATCGTGTACCTCTCGTGTCACTTTTCTTTCAGTGGGATTCCCTGTGCGTCTCTTCTTTCAGCCTACCTAAGAGCTGTCATTCAAACACTCACTCTACACACTCCTGcatgttgtgtctgtgtttgtttttcagctgaAAGAAGCCATTGGTAGAGTCCCACCAAATTATGTAGGAGAGCCTTTGTTGAAGAAGACTCTTGGGCCTGTGCACTTGGTGAGTACTGAGAAACGATGAATCACAGCGCATCTGATCACAGCGTGAATAAATGACTCTTAAAtgatctctcttcctctcctcaggaAAAGATTGAAGCCATAAACCAAGCTCTTGTAAACGAGTACGAAGTGAGAAGGAAAATGTTGTTGAAGCGTCTGGATGTGACAGTGCAGTCGTTTGGTTGGTCAGACAGAGCGAAGGTACGTTGAAGCGGTCTCTCTACTCTTCTCTACAGTATTCAGGGATTTGATTCCTCCACATTAATCCAGagttaacatattttcacatgCCTGATCCCTTATCATTTTGTAATACCGCAAAATATCATTACCTCAAAAATCaattatataaaaaaggaaattaattaatcacaaacaaatgaaggaaggaattaatcaattaatacaTAATTagatatgtatgtgtgtctatgtACAGTTTTGGGGGGGGCATGGAAATATTTTCACCCTCAAAGGGGGGCCCCGCAGAAAAAGTTTGGGATCCActgctgtagctgttagtgaggaggctagaggcccgcctctttatctcacactagctcaacagaagttaggttgagttcagcatttccaatatggctccctccaactataggcttcaaaacagggcttcagaaacagatgggcgacgtcacagatactacgtccattatttatacagtctatgataaaaaCGTATGAAATAAATACTTGAGTCTGACATTAATCTTGAATTACCTGTAATGGCAATTTCGgctccttttgtgttttaaattgcgATGTCTAGACCCcctaaaccccccccccccccccccccccgactcttctgtcttttaaagTAACTGAattcacaaataaatcaaaactgCCTGATAACGATCAAAGAGGTTTGTTTTTGGTTGCAGAATAAGTACGTTAAATTTCTGATATATGCtgaaaaaaatagattaaaaaaataatattagaaATATTTTCACCATAATCTTTATCCCACGTTATTAACGtcttcactttgtgttttctcaAAACAAAACTGGAAAAATCTGTTGGTTTGTTTTCTGATTCAACAGCAGAGTCACGTGAAGAGGAAACTTTCTGTTAATTACTGAACGTATTAAAAAGATTGAAACCATCGTAATAACGTAACCTTAAATATGTGCGTGTAtcatctaaataaaaatacatttcaggtTTGCCTTCAATATTATTGTtgtgataaaatattaaataattagACTATATTCAACTGATGAATCGACACATGCTCTCTCTGTTGCTTCTCTTTCTGGAAATATACTCGCTGCATGACTGCGTAAGGATTTCCAGTTTGAGCGCGGTAGAGTAGGAGGACTGCTTTTTGTCACCTATTGACGCACTTGAGCTCTATTAATGTTGTCTTTTCAGTAGTCTGGTTTAACTCCAGGTGAACCTGCTCACAGTTGATTGAACTCACTAAAATAAGTCTGGAATGAGGAACAGCTTCCATCACAATCTTCTTTACTCACTGTGATCTCGTCCAAAAGTTAACGCaactcttttttgtgtttttgcagtcGCATGCTGAGAAGTTGGCCAAAGTTTACCAGCCCCTGCGATCTGCCCTCATCACCAACAGTAAAATATccgttgctcaccttcttgcTGCTCGACAAGATTTCTCCAAGATCCTGCGCACAAGCAGCGGCAAGATAAGAGAGAAGACTGCTTGTGCCATTAACAAGGTGGGTCATATATGATAGTCGTGTTTAAGTTTTCAGGTGTGGTTTGAACAAAGGTTTGACTCTTTGTTTAAGATTTCTCTGTTATCATCTTCTCTTAAAGGAAtagtgacatttttttaaagtggggttgaATGTGTACAATGGTAAGTGTGATTCTTTTGTGGGATGACGATCAGCTTTGACTTTGAGACAAATtttcattttggaaaacattcttccattttattaaaaaaaaattagagaATGACTTTTAccaaagcaaaaacaaatttacaaaatcagaaacccTTTTtcaagcggtgagacaattttacaattGACGGAACATTTTTACAAATGGCAGATTCTActggaaaaggaatgtaccaagtaccggaagtgatcgagtgagcgTTTTTTCTTGGCAGAGAGAAACGGACTgtcctgtcaatcacaggtcattctgatgtgtcttttcaaaataaaagctaaacaaaatttgaaaaaaagtgataattctggatattttcagtCAGAGATAATGTAGGAATCTCAGTGTCCACAGAGtaatttcagttcagagtaATAGTGGACAAACTCATGATGTATCCAGCCAATCTGACTTTATCTGATGTGtaaatttaaaatatcagccatttgaaatttggaaaaaaaagtgttccacaattagtctgaactgaaatgactCAGGGGAAACTGAGACTATTTCATTCATGAGATTCTTTGTTTAgaatctctgattgaaaatatccagaattatctctatttcaaatttcatttggcttttattttgaaaggacacatcagaatgacctggGATGAAGTCCGTTTCTCTGCCAAAACAAACCGCTCTCTCAATCACTCCTGGTTCACATCCAGCATTTGGGACATTGCAGAATCTGCAGTTTATCAATTTGTTTTGGGACTGGTAAAATGTTCCCTCACttgttaaagtgtttctgattttgtaaattagttttcttaaatgtaaatttgtcttggccttggtaaaagtgtttaatgtcattttgttttttaaaatgtacattttttttccaaaatgtaaatttgtctccaactttgtaaaagtctttcatcctttgtaaatttgtatgcacttcccagccaccgtattTTCAGGAGCTCCAACCAGTACATTCATGTCGGTCACTAAATGTGCGCTTTGTTTAGAAACGTTTCAGCTCATTATTTTGTTGTCAGAAAGCCTCTTTGTTTGGCGCTGCCTCATGGACGCAACACAAACTTGTTGGTCTGCCTGCAGTGCGTAGATCCACACTTCTTAATGTACGAGTTACCTTACATTTGCACTGATAGTAATTCTGCAAATGTTATATTAGTTTGAGATCATGGGAAGCAACAAATATTAACATTATTGTGCTGATGCAGAGTATTCTATTCTAAGAGGGCTCACATGGGTTGTGTCActatgcaagaaaaaaaaacagtgatttctgaaaacttaaaaaaacatttccattcagcttttctgatttaacttctgaaaattgaagaatgCGAGTAAAACAGCCACATTCAGTACATAagtgtgagccgctggtatcctctgattcagaaaggtcctgaagtactgTTGTTTCCaagtcccactcctgacagcaggagctctgTGGGTTCATGGACTCACAGTTTATAAACCTGCTCCACCAGGTGACTCTGGATCtgtcctgctctccagttagtACAGACTCCTGTTCATGAAGGTGTCACCATCACTGTCAGAATCACTTGTGCTGGTTCTGAacaaaggggccaagctgaccGGGATCCCCCTGGTTATAGACTTACTACATGTACAGACatgtacctcatacaaccagCTTTAAAAattgaactatccctttaatgcaATACATCTACAGACAGTTAGCTCATATTTGGCGAGCCAGCCAGGGGAACCCTGTTTATTTTAACACCTGTCCCTTCCTCAGGTTCTTATGGGACGAGTGCCAGACAGGGGAGGCCGTCCCTGTGAGATTGAGGCCCCACCTCCAGAGATGCCCTCATGGCAGAAACGTCAGGATCCTCCGC
This genomic interval from Notolabrus celidotus isolate fNotCel1 chromosome 4, fNotCel1.pri, whole genome shotgun sequence contains the following:
- the fam98a gene encoding protein FAM98A is translated as MENDVLVSLEDLGYQGPLLEDGALDSAVSGGAASPEFSKLCAWIVSELRLYCKLDENVHATNCPSEAESFQLEMSGLLSELACPYSVLTSGDLTQRFLSRTDCLLLLTFLVSELESSRMILVNKPEKTAQESGSPAFQELKGICMALGMSKPPANITMFQFFSGIEKKLKEAIGRVPPNYVGEPLLKKTLGPVHLEKIEAINQALVNEYEVRRKMLLKRLDVTVQSFGWSDRAKSHAEKLAKVYQPLRSALITNSKISVAHLLAARQDFSKILRTSSGKIREKTACAINKVLMGRVPDRGGRPCEIEAPPPEMPSWQKRQDPPQGGGHYGGSGHGGGRGGYDHYSQGGRGGYERGGGGGGGGHGERGGRGRGGKVQGGWGEGGGGGRGSYNQGHFQDAGGYQGGGGRGGGNHQGGFQDSGFHGGGGGGGGGGGGGGGAGGGYHNDNFHQDSGRHQDRGGGRGGRGGRGRGGRGGGGGGGGQGGGGGWGGRGGQNFNQGGQFEQFFQHGGQNYSQAGFNQGRHYTS